One genomic region from Geotrypetes seraphini chromosome 13, aGeoSer1.1, whole genome shotgun sequence encodes:
- the LOC117347603 gene encoding telethonin-like: protein MLVMKTTGTESEPEFICQWKEDNTVRKEHFSAEWKDLPVSSRPEQGCSFREANDRQHETYSQQRQTQFMVQRTPWNIMRMGRLGGKTTEYHLPYQRSLPVPIFKPVDLSTKVDWVAPPPELPSRIEFNRALSNSRVNGLCQDKKMISEIKKELPPVMQPVRMEIGKAGLVRSFSRSMSQEIQRG from the exons ATGCTGGTAATGAAGACGACAGGGACCGAGAGTGAACCTGAGTTCATTTGTCAATGGAAGGAGGACAACACAGTCAGGAAGGAGCATTTCTCAGCAGAATGGAAGGATTTACCCGTCTCCTCCAGACCTGAGCAGGG CTGTTCTTTTAGGGAAGCCAATGATCGCCAGCATGAGACATACAGCCAGCAGCGCCAGACCCAGTTCATGGTACAGAGAACTCCCTGGAACATCATGAGGATGGGCCGTCTAGGAGGCAAAACAACTGAGTACCATCTGCCCTACCAGAGATCACTGCCCGTGCCCATCTTCAAACCTGTAGACCTCAGCACCAAGGTCGACTGGGTGGCTCCTCCACCAGAGCTGCCTAGCAGAATAGAGTTTAATAGGGCACTGAGCAATTCAAGGGTTAATGGACTGTGCCAAGACAAGAAGATGATCTCTGAGATCAAGAAGGAGCTGCCCCCAGTCATGCAGCCAGTCCGAATGGAGATAGGAAAAGCAGGACTAGTGAGGTCGTTCTCTAGATCTATGTCTCAGGAGATCCAGAGAGGCTGA